In Hemitrygon akajei chromosome 9, sHemAka1.3, whole genome shotgun sequence, the following are encoded in one genomic region:
- the LOC140733207 gene encoding uncharacterized protein translates to MTPEHGLRIASPAVDLGCLSDPGHIQNPDSSTITACSDRHGFAPAVDLGYPSNPGHIENLDSSTINAGSNDHGQLQSDCATTDCDSSLELQAESSHAVIVTPVSPSPTTTLQSPLPQIPLSAPGPSEAPSSSHPNPSLFTDTTSLPPPSDPISHPCRVFTIPSNLQLSEAERSVLGKGLSFVPLCPHLSEFHVRHDAELFFCQLHLRAYFFGKDSSTPTDDPFSRLQPSSSSWTPCSGLLPALDLFIANCRQDINRLDFTTPCSNFNLSPSECSALRSLHTNPNLTIKPADKGGAVVVWRTDLYLAEAQRQLSDTSSYLPLDHDPTKEHQAIVSYTISNLISSGESPIQCHQPHSSHTPHFPFLPPTQDPQTCLSRSETYCLSLLLPH, encoded by the exons ATG accccagagcatgGTCTTCGTATCGCATCCCCagccgtcgatctcggctgcctcagcgacccagggcatattcaaaatccagattccagcaccatcaccgcatGTTCCGACAGACATGGATTCGCGCCAGCTGTTGATCTCGGCtaccccagcaacccagggcatattgaaaatctggactccagcaccatcaatgcgggttccaacgaccatggacagcttcaaagcgattgcgcaacaactgactgcgactccagccttgaactccaggccgagTCTTCACATGCTgtgattgtgactcccgtctccccttcccccaccaccactctgcaatcccctctccctcagatcccattgtcagctcctgggccctcagaggctccatcttcctctcaccccaacccttccctcttcactgacactaccagcctccctcccccctctgatcccatctctcatccgtgccgggtctttaccattccctccaaccttcaactctctgaggcagagcgctctgtcctcggtaagggcctcagctttgtccccctttgcccacacctcagcgagttccatgtacgccatgatgctgaactcttcttctgccagctccatctccgagcttacttctttggcaaggactcttctacccccaccgatgaccccttctcccgtcttcaaccctcatcctcttcatggacaccttgctctggtcttctgcctgctctagatctctttattgctaattgccgacaggacatcaaccgtctcgacttcaccacaccctgttccaatttcAACCTCTCTCCTTCTgaatgctctgctctccgctccctccacaccaatcccaacctcactataaaacctgctgataaggggggagctgttgttgtctggcgtactgacctctacctggccgaggcacagcgacaactctctgatacctcctcttatttaccccttgatcatgaccccactaaggagcaccaggccattgtctcctataccatcagcaaccttatcagctctggggaatCTCCCATCcaatgccaccaacctcatagttcccacaccccacacttcccgtttctacctcctacccaagatccacaaacctgcctgtccaggtctgaaacctattgtctcagcttgctcctgccccactga